Genomic DNA from bacterium:
ATCACCTTTTTGATCCCGGTATACAACGAAGAGGAAAATATCAGGCCTCTTTACGAAAAAGTGACCGAGATCACCACTTCCCTTGGCGACCTGTACGACTTCGAATTGCTGTTCACCGACAACCATAGTGAGGATTCCAGTTTCCGGATCCTCTCGGAACTCGCCGCTGCCGATGACCGGGTCCGCATATTCAGGTTCTCGAGAAATTTCGGGTTTCAGCCATCCATCTATACTGGATACTGCAAGGCGAGGGGAGATGCGGTCATCCAGTTGGACTGCGATCTTCAGGACCCCCCGGAACTGATCCCAGAGTTCATCAGGGAGTGGCGATCGGGTTACCATGTCGTTTACGGGATCAGGCGGGAGAGGAAGGAATCGTGGTTCCTCAACGGGGCAAGGAAGACTTTCTACCGGGTCATTAACATGCTCAGCGAGGACGAACTTCCCCTCGACGCCGGTGACTTTCGGCTTGTAGACCGTTCCGTAGTAGATGTCTTGGTGGAGATGGAAGACGCGAGACCCTATCTCAGGGGGACAATCGCATCCATCGGATTCAGGCAGACTGGTATTCCATATACGCGGGCACTGCGGGAAAGAGGTGAAAGCAAATTCTCCTTCAGTGAGCTGCTGGCTTTGGCCCTGGACGGCATCCTGAATCACTCAGTGATCCCCCTGAGGGTGGCCACCTACTCCGGCCTCTTCATCTCGGTCATCACTGTTGCCGGGGTCCTCTTCTACCTGTACGCCAGGATCTTCCTGGGTGTTGACTGGCCGCCTGGTTTTGCCACCACCACAGCGCTCATTCTCCTGAGTATCTCCCTCAACGCCCTGTTCCTGGGGGTCATCGGGGAGTATCTGGGAAGGATCTACAGGCAGGTCAGAAAGCGTCCGGTCACCATCATCGAATCCTTTATCGATCCCGCTGCCGGAAACAGTAGGCAAGGTAGGGGCCCAGGCCTCGACGGGCCGTGAAGGGGGCTTCGTAAAAGTGGATTTCGATGAACATGCCGAGAAGTATGACGACCTACTCATGGAGAAACTTGCCTTTTTCGAGGGAGATGACGCCTATTTCGCCTCATACAAGGCCAGGATCGTAAGGGATCTGATCCGGACCGAGCCTGAATCAATCCTTGAGTTCGGGTGCGGAACAGGCCGCAACATCACCGCCATGCGGGAACTGTTCCCTGGCGCTCGTCTTGCCGGGTGCGACATTTCCGCAAAAAGCCTGGAGGTTGCAGCCAAACGGTGCCCTTATGCCGAATTTTTCCAGCTATTATCAGATGAAGGACCTGTCCCGAACAGATACGATCTCATCTTCGTTGC
This window encodes:
- a CDS encoding glycosyltransferase family 2 protein, yielding MMDRGKSERIVMDRKLITFLIPVYNEEENIRPLYEKVTEITTSLGDLYDFELLFTDNHSEDSSFRILSELAAADDRVRIFRFSRNFGFQPSIYTGYCKARGDAVIQLDCDLQDPPELIPEFIREWRSGYHVVYGIRRERKESWFLNGARKTFYRVINMLSEDELPLDAGDFRLVDRSVVDVLVEMEDARPYLRGTIASIGFRQTGIPYTRALRERGESKFSFSELLALALDGILNHSVIPLRVATYSGLFISVITVAGVLFYLYARIFLGVDWPPGFATTTALILLSISLNALFLGVIGEYLGRIYRQVRKRPVTIIESFIDPAAGNSRQGRGPGLDGP